One window of the Macrobrachium nipponense isolate FS-2020 chromosome 22, ASM1510439v2, whole genome shotgun sequence genome contains the following:
- the LOC135198235 gene encoding uncharacterized protein K02A2.6-like, giving the protein MQTVFWPGINADIKSKVESCEACQQLLPSQQQEHYMCDDHPSRPFESVSADFFHVAGKSFLVIADRLSGWPVVVPCGRDTTAARVTRMFCVFFREVGVPLRLRTDGGPLFSSHDFKQFADRWGVHHIITSPHYPQANGHAEAAVKVVKHLIIKTAPSGNIDCEAFDRGLLELRNTPNPAGRSPAQILYGHPLRTCVPAHPRSFTEEWQTKTEDYDRRTAAQTDQAMSLYNSHACPLPKLTIGRVRIQDATMLRWDKVGIVMGRGMSRKYEIQLPSGHVWFRNRRHLCPVANMSDGTSPQVPVSPCPGQEREPSFKPSNVPRHSPRLAQGN; this is encoded by the coding sequence ATGCAGACAGTATTCTGGCCAGGTATCAAtgcagatatcaagagtaaagtagAAAGCTGCGAGGCCTGCCAACAGCTTCTCCCTAGTCAGCAACAAGAACATTACATGTGTGACGACCACCCATCCCGGCCCTTCGAAAGTGTGTCAGCTGACTTCTTCCATGTAGCAGGGAAATCCTTCCTTGTTATTGCTGATAGACTTTcaggctggcctgtggttgttcCCTGTGGACGTGACACAACTGCAGCCAGAGTTACAAGAATGTTCTGTGTTTTCTTCCGCGAGGTTGGTGTTCCACTCCGCTTACGAACTGATGGAGGACCCCTATTTTCCAGCCATGACTTCAAGCAATTCGCCGACCGCTGGGGAGTTCATCACATCATCACTTCTCCACATTACCCTCAGGCTAATGGACACGCAGAAGCTGCAGTTAAAGTGGTTAAACACCTTATCATCAAGACTGCCCCATCCGGGAACATAGATTGTGAAGCCTTTGATAGAGGACTGCTGGAGCTTAGGAATACACCGAACCCTGCTGGACGCTCCCCTGCGCAGATCCTCTATGGCCATCCTCTCCGCACTTGTGTTCCAGCTCACCCCAGATCATTCACAGAGGAGTGGCAAACTAAGACTGAAGATTACGACCGTCGCACTGCTGCCCAAACCGACCAAGCCATGAGCCTTTACAATTCCCATGCCTGCCCTCTACCCAAGCTCACCATCGGCCGAGTTAGGATACAGGACGCAACGATGCTTCGATGGGACAAGGTCGGCATCGTGATGGGCCGCGGAATGTCAAGAAAGTATGAAATACAACTTCCAAGTGGTCATGTATGGTTTCGAAACCGAAGACATTTATGCCCAGTGGCTAATATGAGTGATGGCACCTCTCCCCAAGTCCCTGTGTCCCCTTGCCCTGGCCAGGAAAGAGAGCCATCATTCAAACCCTCCAATGTCCCTCGTCATTCACCTCGACTAGCTCAGGGGAATTAA